Below is a window of Streptomyces sp. NBC_01429 DNA.
ATTTGTCGTGACGGCGATCAGTGTCGCCGTCGTGGCGGTGGGGGTGCTCTACGCGTCGATACCGGCCGGGAGAGGCACCTCCACACCGGCCGGAACGAAACCCGATGTCAACACGGATGCCAACGCGGATGCCCGTGCCGATGCCAAGGCGGACACCGGCACCGGCACCGGCACCGGCACATAAGCACGCCCTCAGCGCGCCCGGCGCCGCTCGGTGAAGTGCGCGTGGAAAGAGTGGGGTAGCGGAATCGCCGCTGGATGATTGGCGTCCGCCGGGGGAGTGCCGAGGGTGGCCTCCAGGTGGTGTGGGGTGTCGGGGTTGGGGGGCCACGGGATCGTTCGTGTGTTTGGGTGTCCAGTCGATCGTGTGGTCTGTCAGGGAACGTGAGAGCGAGATGGATACGGGCTGCTAAATGTTGGTTCGTGACGAGATCGCGGGTAGTGGAGGGCGCCGGGTTCGCCCGGTGAGCTTTCCGTCTGCGGGTGTCGTCGTCCGCGCTCGCGGGGTTGCTGGGTGAGTGGGACCGGTGCCGGTGGGTGTGGAACGAGTGCTGTGCCAAGTCGAGGCAGACGCACCTGTGGAACAGGCACCGGCCCGAGGGCGCGGACAAGGCCACGTGTGGTCCGGCGCGGCTCGACAAGATGCTGACCGGGGCCCGCGCTGCGAACGTGTGGCTGCGCGAGGGCTCCACCGTCCCTCAGCAGCAGATCATCCGGGACTTCGGAAAATCCCGTACCAAGGCCCAGAAGGACATCAAAGAAGGGCTGCCGATGGGGCGGCGGGCCGGGATGCCGACGTACAAGAAGAAGCGCGAGGCCCGGCCGAGCCTGAACTACACCAGGCGCGGCTTCCGGTTGAAGGACGGAAAACTGCACCTGGCGGGCGGGATCGTGGTGACGGTGGTGTGGTCGCGGGACCTGCCCGCCGATCCGTCCAGCGTGCGTGTCCATCAGGACAGTGTCGGGCACTGGTACGCGAGTTTCGTCGTGCCGGCCGTAGTCGAGCCGCTGCCCGAAACCGGCCGCGTGATCGGTATCGACTGGGGCGTGAGAGAGACCGCGACCACCACCAGCGACGCCCACGACCTCCCGCACGCCGAGCATGGCAAGAAGTCGGCTGCGAAGCTCGCCCGGTACCAGCGGATGATGG
It encodes the following:
- a CDS encoding RNA-guided endonuclease InsQ/TnpB family protein — encoded protein: MRVSSSALAGLLGEWDRCRWVWNECCAKSRQTHLWNRHRPEGADKATCGPARLDKMLTGARAANVWLREGSTVPQQQIIRDFGKSRTKAQKDIKEGLPMGRRAGMPTYKKKREARPSLNYTRRGFRLKDGKLHLAGGIVVTVVWSRDLPADPSSVRVHQDSVGHWYASFVVPAVVEPLPETGRVIGIDWGVRETATTTSDAHDLPHAEHGKKSAAKLARYQRMMARRKPARGQAGSKSYRSARRQTAKLHKKVARQRQDTGRKWAKSVVRDHGALAVEDFRPKFLARSTMARKAADAAIGATKRALIEMGRKHGRIVHLVHPAHTTMDCAQCGARTKHALPLSERTYTCTACGAVSPRDKNSAHVMLVRAGLNPAGADRGRPGGAQPPLAA